From a region of the Bradyrhizobium diazoefficiens genome:
- a CDS encoding UPF0149 family protein produces MAAAAMPLAELERWLQGRADQHPIATSLPMLDGYVAAIVAGPVSMSPLDWICPLLAIDADPFNHGRTPELAAISAVALRHNEIGQTLSITPRQFVPMHRREANGDIDARPWCQDFYAAMRLRMSAWVPLLDANNVNHGLLLPILLHCRDDQGSPLFGAPRSGGATRNVLRKPTPISQWPWRPRANIGCRSATHARADHRGRGSSYRLRLGLPWPPSNHQGQSGSARDRAGDVYTPPDASSRG; encoded by the coding sequence ATGGCGGCAGCCGCGATGCCGCTTGCAGAGCTCGAGCGGTGGCTGCAGGGCCGCGCCGACCAACACCCTATCGCCACCAGTCTCCCCATGCTCGACGGCTACGTCGCCGCGATCGTGGCCGGACCGGTATCGATGAGCCCGCTCGACTGGATCTGCCCGCTGCTCGCCATCGATGCCGATCCTTTCAACCACGGCCGCACTCCAGAGCTCGCGGCGATTTCCGCCGTCGCACTGCGCCACAACGAGATCGGTCAGACGCTCTCGATCACGCCTCGTCAGTTCGTGCCGATGCACCGACGTGAAGCCAATGGCGATATCGATGCGCGTCCCTGGTGCCAAGATTTCTACGCCGCGATGCGGCTCAGGATGTCGGCGTGGGTGCCGTTGCTGGATGCCAACAACGTTAATCACGGCCTGCTGCTGCCGATCCTGCTGCACTGTCGCGACGATCAGGGCAGTCCGCTGTTCGGAGCGCCACGAAGCGGCGGCGCGACAAGGAACGTTCTGCGCAAGCCTACGCCGATATCCCAGTGGCCGTGGAGGCCTCGCGCCAATATTGGATGCCGATCCGCTACGCACGCGCGCGCTGATCACCGCGGACGTGGGAGTTCATATCGCTTACGACTAGGCCTGCCCTGGCCGCCCTCGAACCATCAAGGACAATCAGGTAGCGCCCGTGATCGGGCGGGCGATGTGTACACGCCACCCGATGCGAGCTCGAGGGGGTAG
- a CDS encoding transporter substrate-binding domain-containing protein, with amino-acid sequence MGTAPKVLLLVLLLLMSGGSLPTFAHGADYLLESIRKAGGATAVLNSAPPFAFVSLSGKPQGYLIEVTELALKGMGVSKLSAVLMPSPADITGLQARRFDLAPGGLLITEARCRVLSFSAPLSAQQDALYVAPGDPNRLTGYAEFAQRSDIKLAVITGSAQEAYAVLQGVKSDQLVRVPDIQAGIATVLGRRTNAFAVGQFSVPNPQQKGVEMVVDTKSPMSSIGIAFRKEDAEFRDTFNKQLEVLRRSGVLKELYAEKYGFPNWDTLATLIKASDVAPSCE; translated from the coding sequence ATGGGCACAGCACCAAAGGTCTTGTTGCTAGTCTTGCTTCTGTTAATGTCCGGCGGTTCGCTTCCGACGTTTGCACACGGCGCGGACTATCTTCTCGAGTCGATCCGCAAAGCCGGAGGAGCAACGGCTGTACTCAATTCAGCTCCGCCCTTTGCATTCGTGTCGCTCTCTGGCAAGCCGCAAGGCTATCTTATTGAGGTCACAGAACTGGCCCTCAAAGGCATGGGCGTGTCGAAGCTCTCCGCAGTTCTCATGCCGTCGCCCGCAGATATCACGGGGCTCCAGGCACGTCGGTTCGATTTAGCCCCAGGCGGCCTTCTGATCACTGAAGCGCGCTGCAGAGTCTTATCATTTTCGGCGCCTCTCAGCGCACAGCAAGATGCCCTATACGTGGCGCCCGGAGACCCGAACCGGCTTACTGGATACGCGGAATTTGCACAGAGATCCGATATTAAGCTCGCAGTGATCACGGGCTCGGCGCAGGAGGCGTACGCGGTCCTGCAAGGGGTCAAGTCAGATCAGCTTGTGCGTGTTCCTGACATTCAGGCGGGCATCGCGACCGTCCTGGGCCGTCGGACCAACGCTTTCGCTGTCGGGCAATTCAGTGTGCCGAATCCGCAGCAAAAGGGTGTCGAGATGGTCGTCGACACAAAATCGCCGATGAGCAGCATCGGTATCGCCTTCCGCAAGGAAGACGCAGAGTTTCGCGATACATTCAACAAACAGCTTGAGGTCCTAAGAAGGAGTGGCGTGCTGAAGGAACTGTATGCCGAGAAGTACGGATTCCCGAACTGGGACACACTTGCCACGCTCATCAAGGCCAGCGACGTTGCGCCAAGCTGCGAGTAG
- a CDS encoding reverse transcriptase domain-containing protein, producing the protein MKGAKDSTSLRAHHMALDALHIAIMSQRVNWVLDADIRSFFDSVDHEWLLRMLAHRIADPRILRLIGLWMRAGVLESGELQETDRSTPQGAGISPLLANIFLHYILDLWVHRWRRRHARGRIVIVRYADDFVMGFEKKADADEMLLALKARLAGFGLTLHEDKTRLIEFGRFAALSCQRRGERRPETFAFLGFTHYCGRTRDGRFIVKHKTEGKRLTRKLTALRQEVWRFMHAPMATQHEWLTAVLRGHYGYYGRPHNYPALNGFYREVRRTWLRCLRRRSQKSRRMGWSEFETLTARFRLPVPRITRTWAQARI; encoded by the coding sequence ATGAAGGGGGCTAAGGATTCGACGTCACTTCGCGCGCATCACATGGCGCTTGATGCTTTGCATATAGCGATCATGAGTCAGCGCGTGAACTGGGTGCTCGATGCCGACATACGCAGCTTCTTCGACTCGGTCGACCACGAGTGGCTGTTGCGGATGCTGGCGCACAGGATCGCCGATCCTCGCATTCTGCGGCTCATCGGGCTGTGGATGCGAGCCGGCGTTCTTGAGAGCGGCGAGTTGCAAGAGACGGACAGAAGCACTCCGCAAGGGGCGGGCATCAGCCCGCTCCTCGCGAACATCTTCCTGCACTACATCCTCGATCTCTGGGTCCACCGATGGCGTCGTCGCCATGCACGCGGTCGCATTGTGATCGTGCGCTACGCCGATGACTTCGTCATGGGCTTTGAGAAGAAGGCGGACGCAGACGAGATGCTCTTGGCCCTCAAAGCGCGACTGGCCGGCTTCGGCCTGACGCTTCATGAGGACAAGACGCGGCTGATCGAGTTTGGCCGGTTCGCGGCCCTCTCGTGTCAGCGGCGCGGCGAGCGGCGGCCCGAGACCTTCGCCTTCCTCGGCTTCACCCACTACTGTGGGCGGACTCGGGATGGCCGGTTCATCGTGAAGCACAAGACGGAAGGGAAGCGCCTGACGCGTAAGCTGACGGCGTTGCGCCAGGAGGTCTGGCGGTTCATGCACGCGCCAATGGCCACGCAACACGAATGGCTCACCGCCGTTCTGCGTGGACACTACGGCTACTATGGCAGACCGCACAACTACCCAGCGCTCAACGGCTTCTACCGGGAAGTGCGTCGGACCTGGCTGCGCTGTCTGAGACGGCGCAGTCAGAAAAGTCGGCGCATGGGTTGGTCGGAGTTCGAAACCCTGACGGCTCGCTTCCGTCTGCCCGTTCCACGCATCACTCGCACTTGGGCGCAGGCGCGGATATGA
- a CDS encoding nuclear transport factor 2 family protein — MNDLERLLIERECTRLLYEYGNFVDFVDPMKAARLLAEDCSLVLKFRGQTLRGRSEFERLYQGQKEAQAAGRLLQRHVITNPIIDVKKSDHATGQVRVTLYRAEWDLAQGPCPKVSPVLFIWNDEFVQTPEGWRIRKHEVSEFAFESPEARWPSPPWAH; from the coding sequence GTGAACGACTTAGAGCGACTTTTGATCGAACGAGAGTGTACCCGCCTGTTATACGAATACGGCAACTTCGTCGACTTTGTTGATCCCATGAAGGCCGCTCGCCTGCTCGCCGAGGACTGCTCCTTAGTCTTGAAGTTCCGGGGACAAACATTGCGCGGTCGCAGCGAGTTTGAACGCCTCTATCAGGGTCAAAAAGAGGCGCAGGCTGCCGGCCGGTTGTTGCAGCGCCATGTGATCACGAACCCCATTATCGACGTTAAGAAGTCAGATCACGCGACCGGTCAAGTACGTGTCACACTGTACCGGGCCGAATGGGACTTGGCGCAAGGGCCGTGCCCTAAGGTCTCCCCCGTGCTCTTTATTTGGAATGATGAGTTTGTGCAAACTCCTGAGGGGTGGAGGATCCGTAAGCACGAGGTGTCGGAGTTTGCCTTCGAATCGCCGGAGGCGCGATGGCCGAGCCCCCCTTGGGCCCACTGA
- a CDS encoding amino acid ABC transporter permease, which translates to MEAVLEYWPSLARGLWVTVWVAFCTISGAALGALVLGPLRLSKRPAIRISSMLFIEVIRGPSALVWLFWVFYVLPLMPWVPRLSPVTASIIVLSLLGAAYGAEIVRAGIEAVHRGQTDACHALGLNKLQSLTKVVLPQALSQIVPAFGSLARDMVRWTSIVSFVGVQDVLYVANNVRSQTFETATVFCLLAALYWILCLLCAAAFQAIERALPLNRALRAARSRVQIAPAADSLAGVTQ; encoded by the coding sequence GTGGAAGCGGTGCTGGAGTACTGGCCTTCACTCGCGCGGGGCTTGTGGGTCACGGTGTGGGTGGCGTTTTGCACCATTTCGGGTGCCGCACTCGGTGCGCTCGTCCTTGGCCCGCTAAGGCTCTCCAAGCGGCCGGCGATACGAATATCGTCGATGCTCTTCATCGAGGTCATTCGCGGTCCCTCGGCTCTGGTCTGGCTGTTTTGGGTCTTTTATGTTCTGCCACTCATGCCGTGGGTGCCGCGTCTCAGTCCTGTCACGGCATCGATCATCGTCTTGTCGCTGCTTGGGGCCGCATACGGCGCCGAGATCGTTCGCGCCGGCATCGAGGCGGTCCATCGCGGGCAGACGGACGCTTGCCATGCACTTGGGCTGAACAAACTTCAGAGTCTCACGAAGGTGGTGCTGCCGCAGGCGCTTTCGCAGATCGTTCCCGCGTTCGGCAGCCTGGCGAGAGACATGGTCAGGTGGACCTCGATCGTGAGCTTCGTCGGCGTGCAGGACGTGCTCTATGTTGCAAACAACGTTCGCAGCCAGACATTCGAGACGGCCACCGTCTTCTGCCTGCTGGCCGCCCTTTATTGGATTCTGTGTCTTCTTTGCGCTGCGGCATTTCAGGCTATCGAGCGCGCGCTTCCGCTCAATCGTGCGCTGCGAGCCGCGCGCTCGAGGGTACAGATCGCACCCGCAGCGGATTCGTTGGCAGGAGTCACACAATGA
- a CDS encoding formyltransferase family protein, giving the protein MANDLLPIGVSEASAHSRSAGTFRFAFLNLRDHPRGQVMLEALVKAGFVPHLVIDEESERAEAGRNNQLRELIRVPKFVPRTATSAFCGERGIAYMRVINHNGSDVASVLSERRYGIGVLGDTRILHAHIIRSVQRGIINVHPGVLPLVRGSHPYVWAIIHGLAQGATAHFIDDKVDHGPILLARHLAQTEGMTYPDIIYHLNSLCAEIIVEVMRQLVDGKATLTPQPDDGRMTFRAASADIKRVAALMLSRSQLRPTATISDDELAG; this is encoded by the coding sequence ATGGCAAACGATCTACTGCCTATTGGCGTTTCAGAAGCATCCGCGCATTCGCGCTCGGCTGGCACGTTTCGGTTTGCATTTCTGAATTTGCGTGATCATCCCCGCGGCCAGGTGATGCTCGAGGCATTAGTCAAAGCTGGTTTTGTTCCGCACCTAGTCATTGACGAGGAATCCGAGCGGGCGGAAGCGGGACGGAACAATCAACTAAGAGAGCTCATCCGTGTCCCAAAGTTCGTGCCGCGAACTGCGACTAGTGCATTTTGCGGTGAGCGAGGTATCGCTTATATGAGGGTCATAAATCATAACGGCAGTGATGTCGCAAGCGTGTTGAGCGAGCGAAGGTATGGCATCGGTGTGCTCGGCGACACGCGGATTCTTCATGCGCACATTATTCGCAGCGTGCAGCGTGGCATCATAAATGTTCATCCGGGAGTCTTGCCACTAGTAAGGGGCAGTCATCCATACGTGTGGGCGATAATTCACGGACTTGCGCAGGGCGCCACAGCTCATTTCATCGATGATAAAGTTGATCACGGTCCAATTCTGTTGGCCCGACACTTGGCGCAGACGGAAGGCATGACTTATCCAGATATTATCTATCACCTCAACAGTCTCTGCGCCGAGATCATTGTCGAGGTCATGCGCCAACTCGTTGATGGCAAAGCCACGCTCACGCCCCAGCCGGACGATGGTAGGATGACGTTCCGCGCGGCATCAGCAGATATCAAGCGAGTTGCAGCACTAATGTTATCACGAAGTCAGCTTCGGCCAACAGCCACGATTAGCGACGACGAATTGGCTGGATGA
- a CDS encoding ABC transporter permease subunit (The N-terminal region of this protein, as described by TIGR01726, is a three transmembrane segment that identifies a subfamily of ABC transporter permease subunits, which specificities that include histidine, arginine, glutamine, glutamate, L-cystine (sic), the opines (in Agrobacterium) octopine and nopaline, etc.), whose product MTWDWSFALDILPRLMVGVWYTVLVTLASSAIALTAGLLLAILENVSTRLGRAFVRFLLELFRGVPILVLLYFAFYVLPEVGLTFPAMPIGIAVLGVVYAAFCSEVYRGSLITIPAELRDACVALHLSPYVTWRRVLVPLMIKRSVPALLNYVLALFRNSSYLFALGVPVLMGQANTAGYESFRYLEPFTLAGLIYIVINLPFLYLLSRLKDKHV is encoded by the coding sequence ATGACGTGGGACTGGAGCTTTGCCCTCGACATTCTGCCGCGCCTCATGGTGGGCGTTTGGTATACCGTCCTGGTCACGCTTGCGAGCTCGGCCATTGCACTCACAGCCGGCCTGCTGCTTGCGATCCTGGAGAATGTAAGCACCAGGCTCGGGCGGGCATTCGTGCGCTTCCTGCTCGAACTCTTTCGGGGAGTGCCGATCCTTGTCCTGCTCTACTTTGCGTTCTACGTCCTGCCGGAAGTGGGGCTGACGTTTCCGGCAATGCCGATCGGCATCGCCGTATTGGGCGTGGTCTATGCGGCATTCTGCTCGGAGGTCTACCGCGGGAGCCTGATCACGATACCAGCCGAGTTGCGTGACGCGTGTGTGGCGCTGCATTTGAGTCCGTATGTCACATGGCGACGCGTGCTGGTCCCTTTGATGATCAAGCGGTCCGTTCCCGCATTGCTCAACTACGTGCTCGCCTTGTTCCGGAACTCCTCGTACCTGTTTGCGCTCGGAGTGCCGGTGCTGATGGGGCAGGCCAACACGGCCGGGTACGAAAGCTTCCGCTATCTCGAGCCCTTCACTCTGGCCGGCCTCATCTACATCGTGATCAACCTGCCGTTCCTCTATCTCCTTTCCCGATTGAAGGACAAGCATGTCTAG